GTACATTGGTTAGAGATATGCGTTGGTTAGTAGTTATCCTTTAATCTACTAAAACTACAAACTCACATAGAGTGTTGTAGTTTAGGTGGTGAAGAGTTGGAGGAGGTTCCATGGTGGGGACTGAAGTGGAACTCCTTTCCTAGAGAAGTCATTAGTTAACTTACCTTAATCATGAAAGGCTGAGATTGTGGAGTTTGGTATGACCAATCTTATACTATATTTCACTATTACATGACAAGTGTCAAGCTTCTTATATCTAGgccaaatttataaatttggatATCGAGTCTACATTAATATATCTTGCATGAATCTTGAATTTTATCTATCTAAACTATAAATTGTCAAGAATCTTATATTTTGTAAACTCTTGTTGATAAACTATAACTacaatttatgtttttgtttatgtaTGTCATTAGCAATTTTCACGGTCACGTTTGTCTAATACCCTTGATGTCAAGAACTCTACAAATAGATAAACTCTGTTTTTTAGGGGTATTAAATATGTTACACAACTTAGTTAagttttggttaaattattctttttgtcCTTGTTTATTGTTAAGAAGTGTCAAATTggtccttcattttttttttctcaatttggtcctattttttaaaaaaataattcaatttggtcattacCATTAGTTTGACCAAATGGTGTTAATGTTAATGTCACGTATCAATTTATggttttttggattttttaaaatttattttaattttttattttttttacacgtgtcactccACGGTTGTGccacatgtaaaaaaaatctcaatttggttccaatatttgtttttagtttcaatttagtcacattttttttaaatggagtaATGTTGTTCCTCCttaaattgaaacttaatttactttttgtataaatcttatgatgatattattactaaaattaacattcTTGAACATTGAGAATTCTACTATTCAacttattagttttaatttgttcttgtatttttcGGTCCCATGATTTGTGTTTCGTTTCACTTTAGAATTAATAATCACATTCAAACTCTAACTAACATGATTTCAAATATGTATTTCGTATAGATTTTAAGATctgtttaaaaatatatctacaaatatttaataaaaatgtcagttactaagatttatacaaaagtAAATCAAGTCTCAATTCAACGAAAGACAATATGCTTCATTTTTAcacaaattgagattaaattgaaactaaaaacaaatatagagaccaaattgagacttcTTAACACGTGGCATAATTATGAAGTGACATGTGTAGtagaataaaaattcaaaaaattaaaaaaccacaaattgatacatgacattgactttaacaccgtttggTCAAATTAACGgtaatgaccaaattgaatatttttaaaaaaacaaggaccaaattgaaataaaaaaaaaagtgaccaATTTAACACttgttgataaaaataaaaactaagagagtaatttaactttttatgtttttttaatctataagaGTTTGATTTGAATAGTGTAAAAATTTACTCTATTAATCAATCATAAACCATGTCAGagaatacatttaaaataattagttaaaaaataaaaatattaaagcaaTGTAATCATACTTTAACTattaatacatttattatttaatttatatttaatataatatttttaaaataattagttaaaaaatagaaaattaaagcAATTGATAGTGTCATgtttaaatattgatatatttattagatTAGAGGGTTTACTTTATCagatttaatattatctttGTTAAACAGCTCTTATAAACACACATGCGCGTATCATGTTTATTTGATCACGAAATgtgattgattttaaaaattttgtaatcttgtgtAAATGTAAATTACCAACTCAAAAAAGCATAGAAAgataatatcttaaaaaatgaaaaagacaagCTATAAAATGTATGATAATAACtcttttttaattgagtatgaTTATAGTTTATGTTTAGATAATTACTATAAAATGAACatgctatatgtttttttttagagttaagtatgtttttaatccctgaattttgctaaaaattagaatttgtccctgatcgaaactttgataaattttagtccttaaactttaaaaatgaataaatatagtttttttaactcaattaggttgactttttttaatatgtcgaatgtgtttcatgttaatattggagttgtttacgccgtttgacacattttcgactcaatatttactgagaaatgtgatcaaaacctaaaaaaaagttaataaaattatattaaaaggactatattcattcattttaaaagtttagggaccaaaatttatcaaagtttcgaccaggaACAAATTTCAATCTTGGGttaaagttcagggactaaaaatatagttaatttttttttctatattcataaggATAATTACTGTATTATATAATTGGACAACTACATAAGATTATTTCACAACGTTAATTAAAGtcattctcttttaattttttatataaagtttCACACAAGtctaaaaaattacttttaagtagaattaaataataataataatattacgaactaacattaaaaaaataattttatttagatttaagttgaagataatattttattacttttgaacctaaagacaaaaaaaaaatttaatcacaaCAAATTATGCACCAAATATGGTAGATATTACAATTTAACTATTAATTACGGgcgtatattttatttgataaataaaaaaattatatattcaatattgaaataagaaattaattttatatttagaaaaccAAATAACATTTTGATAAGAACACAAATcgaaaaaaattatctatttaaatcattttaaagcaaaaagaaaatccatgcccattaatatcaatttcaacttattttattaaaaatcataaaaatgatttaaaaagctaccatgaaatttatttattattacaatgGACTATTtatttagtaactaattttcaaaaaaataatttaaaattagttaggcttggttttaattaaaaacaatgtatattttatttttgttacataGGTTACTTCACCATTTGCTTCTTGGAGAACTAAAATGGTGTTATGCTTTTTAAGCTactgaatttaaatttatttgctaCATCATGGAATCTTCTATAGACAACAACTTTGATAACTAATTACATGTTAAgctctttaaaaaattattatgtgaTAAAAGTAAACGACTCTACTATTCCTTAATGTAATATTACCTAATCTGAATATGATTGATTTTATCCTGTTAATGAAACATAAGAATTATAATTTCTAAACAGAAAGGTACAAAACAATTTCACCACAAAAAAtgacatatttttattcattaatattatcagttaattctaaataattaatacagaaaattataatatttttactcatTAATATTATcagttaacttttaatttaacattatcacaaaaattaaaaaatccgAAAGTAAATATGTATGAAATTATTTCTCATTAGTCTCACTGTTAACTTAATACTATATAATGATTATTAgtatatattaatgaaaaagtaGTGTTAGACACATTTCACAGAAGATGTTAATGTTTTTCGATAAAAGAATTAAAGTGTATTTTAAGCCAAGTTAAAATACGTATTCAAAATCCTCTCTTTGCAACGtaaaatatgatgaaattatGAAGATCATTTTAGcgtatatttaaatttctgtGAGGAAATcaagtaaatttaaattaagtcaattaaaatttgagataaattaagtcaattaaaatttgagataaattaaaatcattgtatatagatatagtattttttttttaagaagtcataaataaaatttcaatttttgagaCGTGATTAATGtacacttatttatatatactcaTATTATATATCATCATAACTTATCATTATTCAACGACCCATAAATACGAGTATAACCTACttttttagttctttaactTTGACCgaattgaaattcatttatatttaaaattttagtacactttaatatttaaaagtaagtgaatatagttattttaactaaaaaatgttaatattattacaCTTGTTAAATGACCTTTTTGGATGACATTGGACCCAAAAtctaaaatgtgtcaaatgatgtaaacaactcaaaagTCATCTTAATGTCAAttgattcttagaaaaaaataattagcaaATTGTGTTAAAATAACTACATACATTCAATTTTAGAGTTTGACATTATATTGTATCAAAGTTTTGAATAAACACATGTTAGAATCGTAAcacaaaatatttgttgttttggCAAGAATCGAGAAGGGAATGAATTTGATTAGtgttaaattttgaaagttttaaatttttccctTAAAAGTTAGAGATTTATAAAAGTCttactttattttaacttagcaatgacaacaataaaataaagagtttaGGTATAAGATACATTTATAGTagttttaaattgattaaaatcaaaatatcatacGTCCATTTGTTTATTAACTCAACTTTGTTAATTAACTCAACTAGAGTAATTACCCACTAATAAATAACACACCTTTCTTGACGAACTACAAGAGATGAAGAAATACACTTTCCTTAAAgtcacaaggaatgaacacacACAAAGAATGAACATATTTCTTTTGAGTCACACAAAAGATGAATAAGCTTACAAACCCTAACAACAATACCTTATCAATCAAGAGTCATACTTGATGAAATTTAAGTCATTCATAATAACTAGATTATTCTTAAAGCTTAACCACATAGATTTTTTCACTTTCAACTTATGTATTGTGCCTATCACTTGATTTATATAATTCCTTTttgaaattaggtcaaaaatatgaataaccagtctcaaaataattacaaatttaatcattcaaataaaacaccatccatgtaaaaaacaaaattttgtgattaaataatgtttatattCACATAATCTatttaagtatttataaaacaacacaaatagtttttcttaactaaatttttttattccaaattGAAGTAAGAGGAtcatttaaaatctaaatatcCATCCATACATGTTGAAATAATCACCTCTTTTAATTAACTTTaccaaaattataacaaattcgcaaaaaaatgaaaaaacatagAATATGTAGAACATATAAAAACTTAGTGTAATTGAAAATCTAATAAATTAGAAATGATTCATACTTTTTAGCTAATACAATGTGCAAGAGATGAAGTTTGGAGAAAATGATTTAGAGAGAAGACATAAAACAAactttttagaaagaaaattaagaagATGAAGGATAAAAATCAGATAAAACCTTTCGATATACacataaaaaagagagaagaaaacatGAGTATATTTTACAAACTCAATTTgcaaaagtaaattttaataaatttgtcaacgttaatgaaaaaatatagtttACCATTTATCACTTAAAATTACGATTATTTATGATTAAGTTTGATTCTAAAAgttgttgaagaaaaaaaaacacttctaGCATTAACAATGTTTCATTCATCCCTTTAGAATAAACTATTACTATTAGCCATAAAAGAATATATGATGAACTtaatacaaacaaattttaattatatcaatttaaaaacattattcaaTTTAACTGTATATCATTCCAAAGACACCTTTATATGACTTGAGAAGTAATCTAAAGATACCATTCTATTAAACGAAAGGTTAttttcaataactttttttatttgagtatAATAAGCATGTAATtttagataatatattattttttatattcataagaATAATCACTATGTTTTGTAATTGGACAAGTGCGTAAGGTTATTTCACAACGTCAATTAAagtcattttttctttatttttttataagtttcaCACACGgctaaaaaattagttttaaatagaattaaataataagaatcctaaataacataaaaataattaattttagttagatttAAGttgaagataatattttttagtcttcAACTAAAGACAAAAATGGAAATCACAACAAATTATGCCCCAAATATGGTATTCAAAACCCTAAATCACAAATTGACATAAACATTCATATCCTAAATTCCCATACATATTTAACCGAGTCAGATATTTGATATTCCAACAAAACACACACTCATGTACTGTGTAGATAGAGAAATGTTTTAGCTTACAAATTAAGCTCCATTTATATTCACTCACTCACtgtctttttctctctctagaaTCCATGGCAGCCATTGGTCTGAACGGCGTGAAGGTGGGGACGACGGCGTCTCAGGCGTACCTTGAAGGCAAGGCCGTGAAGGAGACAAGGGCGTTGATGGCTGAACTTTGTCGCCATTTCTACACCCTTGGATGGGTCACAGGCACGGGTGGCAGCATCACCATGAGGGTCCATGATGACTCCATTCCCAAGCCTCAACAGCTCATACTCATGTCCCCTTCTGGTATCTTCCCTTTGCCCTCCCTTTCGTTTCCGAGtcaaaaatttagatttttttgtgCGTTCTTGCCATCTTGGGCTTCTTTGGTTTCTGGGTATGTGCCAGATTCTTTCTCTGCTGCAGGATCTTTTTAAGTCTATTTGAACCTAGTTTGGACAAACTTAACCatgtagaagaagaaaagcaaATTAATCTTctctaaaatttgtaatatcttTCTCGTTTTAGCTTATCTACaagttgatttttaatttatgcatatGTTAGTTTTTTTGGTGgagatttcttttctttattttcttgtcCAGTAAATGCTTATGTATTGTTTATGTAGAAGTTGATTGAAACAAACCTTACCATCAATGTGGTTATTGCCTCATTGCTCAAGATGTGTTTGGATAAATAGCTTAAATTGTTATTGGATAAACTTTTCTGTATGcacttttaaaagaaaacaagaatgGAAGAGTAGTTAGGCCTTATTAAAAGGAGTTTAGTACTCTTGTAAGTTTAAAACGGTTTATGTATCTTAggtattttgaaaaagttagatGAGATAAgagaatttttataaaagttaaggACATATGTTGATTTTAACATATGGCAAAATGTCAATTCATCTTACCAtgctatattttttataaatgctTTTGGAGAAATTTATCCTAGCGTgccttaaattatttttctcaagttAAAATCAACTTATGCATTTTGACTTTTATAAAAGCTATAATGTCTAACTTCTCTAAAAACTGATGTGTACAAACTAATTTCAGTTAAGGGggaaattttaattcattttgcccttttatttttccattaaGTACTTTCGGAGAAGTTTATCCAAACATGGCTTTggtcatgttataaatttgatGATGAAATATAGTCTAATTAGTCTGAAAGcttatattgatatatttacCAAGAAGGTTGTTGAAATAAGCTAAGAAAAGTTTATTAGACGTACAAGTAAGTTTTACGAGTTCAAATACGACTAGAAGTTCTTTGGTACTCTCCTAGATAATTTGATATGGTTTCTTTGTGCTAGAGATGATGAAACAGTACTATTATGCACTGTTAATTTCTTCGTTTTGATCATCCTATTTTTGCCAAACAATGTGCAGGTGTTCAGAAAGAAAGAATGGAGGCAGAGGACATGTATGTGTTATCAATCATGGGAAGCATTTTGTCTGCTCCATCTCCTAAACCTTACCCACACAAGCCTCCCAAATGTACTGATTGTGATCCACTTTTCAGGAAAGTAAGTTTGgtttaacaatatatataatagttacTGTAATTGAGTGATGCAGACTTTGATATACACATTGTTCTTTTGATATTTCCATAATATTATGAGGCATTGTTCAACTACTGTATACACTCTTTGTGTAGTGTGTGAGTGtgagtgtgtttttttttttttttttggtacagtagcttttattatacttttgaaTATATGAGTGGTGTCACTTAAATTTCGGACATTTGGGCTTATGATGGCATTATATAACTGTAACATTTGGGTTGATAAGTTTCTCCATaccaattttttgaaaaaaacctGATAAATGCTATAATATGTGCAAGTTTTACTTTAAACAGGAATTGTCTACTATTTGGTAAATAGAAGTGACTGAAATTTCTTGagaataattatctttttgtcTAATCCACTGTAGGCTAACCATAGAAACTTACAAGTCCTAtctctttttataaattagctATTGATATAAGCTTCATGCATCTCTTTCACTTCCTGTTTTAGGCATACGAAATGCGAGATGCTGGGGCTGTTTTCCACAGTCACGGAATAGAATCTTGTCTTGTAACAATGATCAATCCATTATCAAAGGAGTTTCGAGTAAGTATTAGTTTCATGGATGGTTTTTGTTTGAGATTAAAGACACTTTCAAAATTCTGATACATGATTGTTAGCTGTCAATGTCAATATATCTTTGGACGGGGTTTAGATTGGTAATAAAGAATGCAGCTGAGCAATAGTCTCATTGCCTGACTATAAGACTATTTGTTGAGTGGTCAATTCCACACGTACAACTATATGGTGAAAAAAACAGGAGTTTCTTTATTCCAGGGAATTTAGTGGAGAAAAGATTCAAGTTCCAAATAATATGCTATAAACAAGAACTTGCATGGGGTATCCTTCTTGGTTTGAATCATCTATCTGCTACTTTTATTTCAGAAATATAAGCAAGGCATGACACTCAAAACAGTGAAATAATTAACATGAGAAATATTGACACTTGATCAAGTATAGGATACAGATTTTGTGATGTTGTAGCTTATTACAAGTACTTTGGGAAAGACCACATGTATGTAGAAATTTATACCAGAATTGGAAAGTTTAGCTCTGCTTGTAAACTGAAAAAATTGTGAATGAGGAGTAAGCGCCACATATAGGGCATTTATAAGTTATACTTCTACAGAACAAATACTTTTTAACATGTCattttgaagaatttttatgttttcttggaAGAGGGTGGATTGGGGGGGTGCCTGACATCCTCTCTTCCCTTGTAaccttttcatgtttttctgTTGTTTGTTATTTTCCTGATCAAGTATAGGGTACAGATTTTGTGATGTTGTAGCTTATTACAAGTACTTTGGGAAAGACCAAACATACTTTTAAagtaatttgtttctttttcttgttgtttTGCTACATGCTTTTATTTCCTGTTCCTATAATActattttcatttgtttctgaaattctCTACAAATGGCAGATCACTCACATGGAAATGATAAAAGGAATCAAAGGGCATGGCTATTATGATGAACTTGTTGTCCCCATAATTGAGAACACGGCCTATGAGTATCAGCTCACAGAGTCTTTTGCTAAAGCTGTATGTTTCTTTTGATGATTCTACATATGTATTAAATATCTATTGGGAAATCTGGATGATTTTTgtgtacttttctttttctcaaaaagaaaaccACGGGTGATGTAACTTAGTTTGTTATTCTTTCTCCCCATTTTGTAGATTGAAGACTACCCAAAGGCAACAGCAGTACTTGTTCGCAACCATGGGATATTTGTCTGGGGAGATTCATGGATCAGTGCTAAAACTCAGGTTTTTGCTATCTATGTTCCCCTTGGAGTCTGCAATCAATGTCATATTTTTCTGGCATTCTGCTTGAAGTCtccataaaatataatactcTAAACAATAGGTTTTTCGGAAGGGGTGTTATATACAGTTTTCATGCTCATAATTGGAGTTTCAATGAAATATAACACTCTTCTAAACGACAGTTTTCTTTAGGAAAATTGGGAATGGGACGGGGTATTTGTAGTTGTGCTTTCTGGTAAATtgatggtatttttttttttcagtctgAGTGTTACCATTACCTCTTTGATGCTGCTCTCAAACTTCACCAAATGGGATTGGACTGGTCAACTCCAAACCATGGTCCAATACAAAGTGCTAGAAGGGGTCTAAGTATTGCTGGGGAGTCGAATGTGTCAGTTAAAGCAAGTAAATCTAATGGTGAAATTGACCCATTCCCAGTGAGTTCACTTAAtccttccatttttttttaaatctttaggTCATTAAGGGactgtttgtttgtttttctgaaaattactttgttttcattttctctttttacacttaattacaaaaatatcacCTTGATTTTACTGTATTCCGTTTTCTAAAGTTTATACAACAGACTGTGAAAACaactcttgttttcttttttactattTGCTAtacaaaattttgtgaaatgaaaatgaaatgaaaacagAAAGTTAAAATAGAAAACGTTTTCTCTAATCATATGTCTCttatatttgagtttttttatttcttaaattcttGAAACAATATCCTCGGACATATATCCCTGGTTCCCAGTTCATTGAATAGAAGATGCTTCACATATCTTGCAGTGATTGTCTTTGTGGTTTCAAAttgaattattgatttttatctCTAATTGGGTTGCAGCGTTGCATTGTTCTTGACATTGAAGGAACGACTACGCCCATATCATTTGTTTCAGAGGTTCTCTTCCCATATGCCCGTGATAATGTTGGGAAGCATCTATCTCTAACATATGATACCCCGGATACCAAAGCTGATATTGAGCTGCTTCGTTCCCAAGTAAGATTTGTAGGTTGTAAGATTAGGGTATTTTTATCCCTCCAATTGGAATTTCAGTTTAGGCATTGAATATTTGTAATACAATACTATGGAGTGTTATACCTTTTTAGTTGACACTGAAATGATATGTTACTATGTTAGAGATGTGAGTGGGATTGTGGTTTTGAACTATTCTGTCCTCAAGTGATTATAccttttttggattttattaaAGCATAAGTTATATAGAAGTGGTCCATGAATGTAGAAAAAGATGAACAGGAAGCTAAGGGCGTGTTTGTTTTTTAATGTTGAATTTTCAGTTGCTATGTTCTCACCActgattacaaaaatatcactGCTTTCATTTtgcttcattttttcaaaaatttgtaaAGGTAATGGTAAAAACAAGTATTATGGAAGTGTGCCCTAAATTTATGGTCGTAATAGGGAATATGAACAGAGAGAAATATTTATGGTCAAATATTCAGTGAGGTATATATTTGTAGGCTTTCGGAGAAGAGTGCTGTAGAAGCTAATGCCACTGTTGACTCATTACTGATGTGGCTGATTACAGACGGTCATAACTAACTACATGAAAAGAAATCACTTATAGAGACTACAATAATAGTGTGCACTACAGCAATTGTATACATTGCTTTGAGAGAATTTGAACAGTTGACAtctcattcattttttataacaGGTTCAAAGTGACCTTGAACAAGGGATTGCAGGTGCTGTGCCTATCCCTCCAGATGATGCTGGTAAAGAGGAAGTCATTGCTGGAATCGTTGCTAATGTGGATGCTATGATAAAAGCTGATAGAAAAATCACTGCCTTAAAAGAGTTGCAGGTAGTTAAACTTTGAGTTGAATTTTGTCTGTTGAATTCATATTTGGGATATTGCTGATATTTAGCTATGCAGGGACACATATGGAAAACTGGTTATGAGAATAATGAACTGGAGGGAATAGTTTTTGATGATGTGCCAGAAGCTCTAGAAAAGTGGCATGCCTTGGGAGTAAAGGTTGTTTTCACTGATTCTTAGCTCTATACCTCTTTTTAGTTCACTTTTCTAAGTTTCACTTGCTGACTATATTCCTGCATTTTGACCATTGTTTGGCAGAAGGGCATAAGATAACCATAGGTTAAGATGCCCTCTGTTAGCTAAGAACTCGTGAGGTTGTGAGGGCATATGATACCTTTCCAAACCCATGAACCGTTTTATATGAATTTCCAATTATATccttttatttatcaattttcattcttatgAATAACTCATTCATCCTTGTCCACTCTCTTTTTCTCCTTGGTTTGGTCTAGGTGCCCACAGTGGGCCCTTGAATGTAGGAAGGACTCCCCTCAGATAGACTGGATAGTGGATACTGTCCCACAATGAAGAGTTCCCTCTATATCATTTACTCATCCATTACATTCTTATCTCCTTCATCCAACCATAatatcattctttttctctttctgtcACATGTTGACTCACCCTTGGTCCCACTAAATTGGCTTAAGAATCATACTATCAAGCTACCAAGGAATAGAAACAAAGAATTGGCCTATCTATTAAAAGATTCTACTTGACTGCATTAATGTTTCTGCTTATAATACTGCTGAATGTCTAAAACATCAAAAATACTTGATGTCTTATATCTCTAGATATCAAAGATGCCAGTCATGTATAATGTCTATACTCTGAATGCCTCCTATCTCCTTTCTCTAGTATATTTCTCTTACTACCTCTTTTAGTtatcaaaatatacaattatacaCCCGGCCAAGGGTTGTGAGGGTGAGGTAATTGTTACTTTCTGGTGTCTCAAAAATGAAATGAAGTGTCATCACATGTTATGTGCATTCGTCAATTGATATTTAGAGAGCATATTTtcttgtatttgaattgctatTTCTGATCTACGCAACAGGTATACATATATTCTAGTGGTAGCAGGTTGGCTCAAAGGCTAATATTTGGAAAAACAAACCACGGGGACCTGAGAAAATTTTTGTCTGGGTTTTTTGACACCACTGTGGGGTAAGGCTTTTATGTTGATGTTCCCCCTAGACGATTCCTGTCCAAAGATGCATATATTCACAAATAACTCACTTTTGCAGGAACAAAAAAGAGACACGCAGTTATGTTGAAATTTCAGAGTCACTCGGTGTTGATAAACCATcagatattttatttgtaactGATGTATATCAAGAAGCCACGGCTGCAAAGGCAGCAGGTATGAACATTTTACTTAATCCATCTTCTAATTTGACAGtgaatttttatcaataaactGAGTCCATCTTTTCCATAGCTTATTTTGGGAAAATAGTATGTTTTTGTATGATCTGTGTGAAATTGTTATCAATTACAGTTATTTATCTGTGCACCCTTTCTAGTCCTGCATCTACTTGCACCCACACACATACATCACTGTGTGGCTGGCTGCAAGCAAAATCAAAATGTAACTTGACATTTGTGTAGGCCACACTACCAATTGTGTGATGAGTGTGACCTCCCAATTGGTGTGGTAGAGGAATTTCCCTAGGATCCCACTTTTATGACTAAATAAGAAATTGCTTATTTTGTCTGCacatatatttgtttacaattgtcctgtttcaggtttggagGTGATAATTTCTATTCGCCCTGGAAATGGACCCCTCCCTGACAATCATGGGTTCAAGACAATCAAATCCTTCTCAGAGATCTA
This region of Vigna unguiculata cultivar IT97K-499-35 chromosome 5, ASM411807v1, whole genome shotgun sequence genomic DNA includes:
- the LOC114185528 gene encoding probable bifunctional methylthioribulose-1-phosphate dehydratase/enolase-phosphatase E1, which translates into the protein MAAIGLNGVKVGTTASQAYLEGKAVKETRALMAELCRHFYTLGWVTGTGGSITMRVHDDSIPKPQQLILMSPSGVQKERMEAEDMYVLSIMGSILSAPSPKPYPHKPPKCTDCDPLFRKAYEMRDAGAVFHSHGIESCLVTMINPLSKEFRITHMEMIKGIKGHGYYDELVVPIIENTAYEYQLTESFAKAIEDYPKATAVLVRNHGIFVWGDSWISAKTQSECYHYLFDAALKLHQMGLDWSTPNHGPIQSARRGLSIAGESNVSVKASKSNGEIDPFPRCIVLDIEGTTTPISFVSEVLFPYARDNVGKHLSLTYDTPDTKADIELLRSQVQSDLEQGIAGAVPIPPDDAGKEEVIAGIVANVDAMIKADRKITALKELQGHIWKTGYENNELEGIVFDDVPEALEKWHALGVKVYIYSSGSRLAQRLIFGKTNHGDLRKFLSGFFDTTVGNKKETRSYVEISESLGVDKPSDILFVTDVYQEATAAKAAGLEVIISIRPGNGPLPDNHGFKTIKSFSEI